One window from the genome of Nitrososphaerota archaeon encodes:
- a CDS encoding protoheme IX farnesyltransferase has protein sequence MQGSSFANYYELTKPNIWYLLVFTALGAAIAAGGLKNPIGVILVIVSTALGSAGANTLTCYIDRDIDAIMQRTKHRPIPSGRISPARALYFGLAISALSIALALLLNPLSALLMFLGITDNVVVYSMLLKRRNPMNIILGGFSGGAPALIGYAGITSQISLEAILVASLVMIWIPAHIWSLSLRFKDDYSKVKIPMMPVITSNSTAIRVISFSSILLVVFSLIPYVLEIFGLVYLVSAVVLGAGIIYLSIKLLFLPTEERAWTLFKFTSPYLAIIFVAMMADAVLRSSSL, from the coding sequence ATGCAAGGCAGTTCATTTGCAAACTACTATGAACTGACAAAACCTAACATCTGGTATCTTCTGGTATTCACCGCTTTAGGTGCAGCCATAGCAGCAGGAGGATTGAAGAATCCTATAGGCGTAATATTGGTTATAGTTTCAACTGCTTTAGGTTCAGCAGGAGCAAATACTCTGACATGCTATATCGACAGAGATATTGACGCAATCATGCAAAGAACAAAGCACAGGCCAATACCTTCTGGGAGGATCTCTCCTGCAAGGGCTCTTTATTTCGGCCTTGCCATATCAGCTCTTTCGATAGCACTTGCCCTGCTTCTCAATCCATTAAGCGCTCTGCTGATGTTTCTAGGCATCACGGACAATGTTGTAGTTTACAGCATGCTATTGAAGAGGAGGAACCCAATGAATATCATCCTTGGAGGTTTCTCTGGTGGTGCACCCGCACTGATAGGGTATGCAGGTATTACAAGTCAAATTTCGTTGGAGGCAATCCTTGTAGCATCATTGGTGATGATATGGATTCCTGCGCACATCTGGAGCCTTTCTCTAAGGTTCAAGGACGATTATTCAAAGGTCAAAATTCCGATGATGCCGGTAATAACAAGTAATTCAACGGCGATCAGGGTAATTTCGTTCAGTTCCATACTTCTAGTAGTATTTTCATTGATACCATACGTGCTTGAAATATTTGGGTTGGTGTATCTAGTCAGCGCTGTAGTTCTTGGTGCTGGAATAATCTATCTTAGCATAAAGTTGCTCTTCCTCCCTACAGAAGAAAGAGCTTGGACGCTTTTTAAGTTCACGAGCCCGTATCTAGCCATAATCTTCGTTGCAATGATGGCCGATGCTGTGCTCAGGTCATCTTCTTTATAG
- a CDS encoding 50S ribosomal protein L13e has translation MSKKPAARKPKEKAAEKKPKMQKPSAPAPVAKISTWELKERFRSGRGFSMQELKEANISLGMARKLGLYVDIKRSTKREENISALKSWLK, from the coding sequence ATGAGCAAGAAACCTGCGGCTCGAAAGCCGAAGGAAAAAGCAGCTGAAAAGAAACCAAAGATGCAGAAGCCTTCTGCTCCTGCTCCAGTAGCCAAGATTAGCACATGGGAACTAAAGGAGCGATTCCGTTCGGGGCGTGGTTTTTCAATGCAGGAGCTCAAGGAGGCTAACATCTCTCTGGGCATGGCTAGGAAGTTAGGACTCTATGTTGACATTAAAAGGTCTACAAAAAGGGAAGAAAACATATCTGCACTGAAATCTTGGCTAAAGTAA
- a CDS encoding Hsp20/alpha crystallin family protein, translating into MPREKEDTVNKKGANYATVLNSILMVAGIAMLGVIVVVITRFQRGLLAIVLSALAGALLIFWLFELKKIFRQNTNPFDNQKRRWTYDLIPTSDAIIFVAEVPGPDSSVSVELKKGKLRVKSSGDFAKEIELADPVEIIGSTCVNGILNVRLRKISEQNS; encoded by the coding sequence ATGCCAAGGGAAAAGGAGGATACCGTGAATAAAAAAGGGGCCAATTATGCCACAGTACTAAACTCAATACTAATGGTTGCAGGAATAGCTATGCTTGGCGTTATCGTAGTTGTTATCACAAGATTTCAAAGAGGACTGCTGGCAATTGTTCTTTCGGCACTTGCAGGAGCGTTGTTAATATTCTGGCTTTTCGAACTTAAGAAGATATTCAGGCAGAACACAAATCCATTTGATAACCAAAAGAGAAGATGGACGTACGATCTTATTCCGACTAGCGATGCTATTATTTTTGTCGCCGAGGTTCCCGGACCAGATTCCAGTGTCTCGGTAGAGTTGAAGAAGGGAAAACTTAGGGTCAAGAGTTCAGGCGATTTTGCAAAGGAAATCGAACTCGCTGATCCCGTAGAAATAATAGGTTCTACATGTGTGAATGGAATACTAAACGTAAGGCTTAGGAAGATAAGTGAGCAGAATTCCTAG
- the thpR gene encoding RNA 2',3'-cyclic phosphodiesterase, which translates to MRAFIAMDIDNPETLAAIQKFQEQIKQTGGDVKIVDTQNMHFTLLFLGEVSEEETLSLKERLFAVKQQAFEGELVGTGVFPNPNRVTVVWVGVDGNVANNLKVIADNIVKALSGSRFKPDKPFEPHLTVARIKSGKAREKILDVVSSNSSMRFGGQQLKEFKLKKSELTSAGPIYTDLYSFKLG; encoded by the coding sequence ATGCGGGCCTTTATAGCCATGGACATCGATAACCCTGAAACCCTTGCTGCGATACAAAAGTTTCAGGAGCAGATAAAACAGACAGGAGGAGACGTGAAAATAGTGGACACACAGAACATGCATTTTACCCTCTTATTCCTTGGCGAAGTCTCCGAAGAAGAGACATTGTCATTGAAAGAGAGATTGTTTGCTGTCAAGCAGCAAGCTTTCGAGGGGGAACTTGTAGGGACTGGAGTGTTTCCTAATCCCAACAGGGTAACCGTTGTGTGGGTAGGTGTAGATGGTAACGTAGCAAATAATTTGAAGGTCATAGCGGATAACATCGTGAAAGCACTTTCAGGCTCAAGGTTCAAGCCAGACAAGCCTTTTGAACCTCATCTAACGGTTGCACGGATAAAAAGCGGGAAGGCCAGGGAGAAAATTCTAGATGTTGTTAGCAGCAACTCCTCCATGCGGTTTGGCGGTCAACAACTCAAGGAGTTCAAGTTGAAAAAGAGTGAACTTACCTCTGCAGGGCCTATATACACAGACCTCTACAGTTTCAAGCTGGGATAA
- the rnz gene encoding ribonuclease Z, translated as MVDLTIVFLGTSSAVPTKERGLSCIAIRRGPELMVFDAGEGAQRNLLNAKVGVNRETKIFVTHMHGDHSIGLLGILQSMAMYDRSRPVRVFGPKGIVEFVKRNREILGFGLTYELIVKEVKAGIIVRTDEYAIKACQGMHTTINYAYLLEEFPRGGVFYPEKAVKLGIPKERWGILQHGKKIKIKGKTFKPSDVMGHQRPSRKIGISGDTRPTEKLVKFFRGADLLIFDSTFSEKHSELAIERYHSTAREAAQLAKKAQVKKLVLTHFSSRYKDVSSLVEEAREVHPDTIAADDMMRINVPYPDEVQASR; from the coding sequence ATGGTTGATCTCACTATCGTGTTTCTGGGGACATCCTCTGCAGTTCCCACCAAGGAACGGGGGTTGAGCTGCATAGCGATTAGAAGGGGTCCAGAACTCATGGTTTTCGATGCTGGGGAAGGTGCCCAGAGGAACTTGCTTAATGCCAAAGTTGGCGTGAACAGGGAGACAAAGATATTCGTAACCCACATGCATGGTGACCATTCAATAGGGTTGCTGGGAATTCTACAGAGCATGGCAATGTACGACAGAAGCAGACCCGTGCGTGTCTTTGGACCCAAAGGCATAGTCGAATTCGTGAAGAGAAACAGGGAGATTCTGGGTTTCGGCCTTACTTATGAGCTGATTGTCAAGGAAGTAAAAGCGGGGATTATCGTCAGGACGGACGAATATGCTATCAAAGCTTGCCAAGGAATGCATACCACAATAAATTATGCATATTTGCTGGAAGAGTTTCCCAGAGGTGGTGTCTTCTACCCAGAAAAGGCGGTCAAACTTGGCATTCCGAAGGAAAGATGGGGTATACTTCAGCACGGCAAAAAAATCAAGATCAAAGGAAAAACATTCAAGCCGAGCGACGTAATGGGTCATCAGAGGCCTAGCAGGAAGATAGGGATATCTGGCGATACAAGACCAACAGAGAAGCTTGTAAAATTCTTTAGAGGAGCAGATTTGCTCATATTCGATTCTACCTTCAGCGAAAAACATTCAGAACTTGCCATTGAAAGATACCATTCGACTGCGAGGGAAGCTGCACAACTCGCAAAGAAGGCACAGGTCAAGAAACTCGTTTTGACACATTTCAGCTCAAGGTACAAAGACGTCTCTTCTCTTGTCGAAGAGGCTCGAGAAGTTCATCCAGACACAATAGCAGCCGATGACATGATGCGAATCAATGTTCCCTATCCAGACGAGGTGCAAGCCAGTCGATAA
- a CDS encoding DUF424 domain-containing protein, which translates to MKDEFSMRIIAGSEATIVSVCDAELLGTTVKGDGLVMNVSKEYYGEELVGANDALTMIKKSDVANLAGERIVDLVVSHNLASEEAVKFVGKTAFLLIYRFT; encoded by the coding sequence GTGAAAGACGAATTCAGCATGAGGATTATTGCAGGTAGTGAGGCTACCATAGTCAGCGTCTGCGATGCCGAATTGTTAGGTACCACTGTAAAAGGTGATGGCCTTGTGATGAATGTTTCGAAGGAATATTATGGAGAGGAACTCGTCGGTGCAAATGATGCCCTGACGATGATAAAGAAATCGGACGTTGCCAACTTGGCAGGGGAGAGGATTGTAGATTTAGTCGTTAGTCATAATCTGGCTAGCGAAGAAGCGGTGAAATTTGTGGGCAAGACTGCCTTCCTTCTGATATACAGGTTTACTTAA
- a CDS encoding dephospho-CoA kinase yields MIQHKIVCITGMPGAGKSTVASIAQSISFEMINMGDAVREEARRRNLQPSDANLGKIMLSLRRKYGKSAVAELCAEKIKNSKSSYFVVDGIRSTYEIDAFRKLGNVILLSIQASPATRFSFLTSRKRKDAPLDEKSFDSRDSRELKVGIGEAIALADFVIVNNGVTIDELKRKAEDFLRRVKEEKQ; encoded by the coding sequence TTGATTCAGCACAAGATTGTCTGCATCACTGGCATGCCAGGAGCTGGTAAATCTACGGTAGCAAGTATAGCTCAGTCTATAAGCTTTGAGATGATAAACATGGGTGATGCGGTCAGGGAGGAGGCCAGAAGACGGAATCTACAACCGTCAGATGCAAATCTAGGCAAGATCATGCTGTCACTGAGGAGAAAATATGGCAAATCTGCAGTTGCAGAACTATGTGCAGAAAAAATCAAGAATTCAAAAAGCAGTTATTTTGTAGTAGACGGGATAAGAAGCACCTATGAAATTGACGCCTTTAGAAAACTTGGAAATGTTATCCTACTTTCAATACAGGCATCTCCAGCCACTCGATTCAGTTTTCTGACTTCGCGTAAGAGGAAGGATGCGCCTCTGGATGAGAAGTCTTTTGACTCGAGGGATTCAAGAGAGTTAAAGGTTGGAATTGGAGAAGCCATTGCCTTAGCAGACTTTGTTATAGTGAACAACGGAGTTACCATTGACGAATTAAAGAGGAAAGCGGAAGATTTCCTACGCCGTGTCAAAGAGGAAAAACAGTGA
- a CDS encoding FtsX-like permease family protein — protein MLPMEIVIRGLHMERSQLRLGLIISSMIMVNSTLLVGTISSPARFAVPFLAFVFAGFSQYYLVRQSIERSDRNIRVFKELGASHSLLLQTLLVNVVMVGLLGSVAGFIFGVSALFVMQTTGFTAGLLENALLVFGALAGTTVGSYIGTRETLAGK, from the coding sequence ATGCTCCCAATGGAGATTGTCATCAGGGGGCTCCACATGGAAAGGTCCCAGCTGAGACTGGGACTCATCATTTCTTCTATGATAATGGTAAACTCTACACTTCTGGTTGGAACTATCAGCTCTCCAGCAAGGTTTGCAGTTCCATTTTTAGCATTCGTCTTTGCTGGGTTTTCTCAGTATTACCTTGTAAGACAGTCGATAGAAAGATCTGACAGGAACATCAGAGTCTTCAAAGAACTTGGTGCGAGCCATTCCCTTTTGCTGCAGACATTACTCGTCAATGTTGTCATGGTCGGTCTATTGGGTTCTGTTGCAGGGTTCATCTTTGGGGTAAGTGCACTGTTTGTCATGCAAACGACAGGCTTTACAGCCGGTTTACTTGAAAATGCGCTGCTAGTATTCGGAGCACTTGCTGGAACAACGGTAGGGTCATATATCGGAACACGCGAGACTCTTGCAGGAAAATAA
- a CDS encoding twin-arginine translocase TatA/TatE family subunit translates to MLYLVALSNTHILIIPGLGSTELVFLIVIVVLLLFGAKKIPELARSMGKAKGEFEKGKVESAKETEKLGKKDSEEEREKLEKAARALGIDVEGKSLEELREAIKKMT, encoded by the coding sequence ATGTTATATCTCGTTGCGTTGTCTAACACACACATCCTGATAATACCTGGTCTAGGATCAACAGAGCTGGTTTTCTTGATCGTAATAGTCGTCCTTCTGCTTTTCGGTGCTAAGAAGATACCAGAACTTGCAAGATCTATGGGGAAGGCGAAGGGAGAATTCGAGAAGGGTAAGGTGGAATCTGCAAAGGAAACTGAAAAACTAGGCAAAAAGGACTCGGAAGAAGAAAGAGAGAAATTGGAAAAGGCTGCAAGAGCTCTGGGAATCGATGTCGAAGGGAAGAGCTTAGAAGAGCTTAGAGAAGCTATAAAGAAGATGACCTGA
- a CDS encoding serine/threonine protein kinase — protein MLQQTESSLVSIEGLAEQPWNNILAYPRGDSRTCKSRINELRSLGVKKVEFSGNVRIGNVRVLGKGCTSLVVKALLAERKVVLKIRRTDSNRPSVAREVQLLGLANKAGVGPTVFAASRNVIAMELADGTDILQWVKGLQGKGSTGVLRGRIREILQQCFALDSIRLDHGELSNLRKHVIVGDRTTILDFETASLTRRVSNVTAAAQYLLIGGPVASTIRRRLGLTDVSDIVAVLRNYKNGRSRESFDRILMTLKLL, from the coding sequence TTGCTTCAACAAACAGAGTCATCGCTTGTTTCGATTGAAGGTCTTGCTGAGCAACCTTGGAATAACATTCTAGCATACCCTAGAGGAGATTCTCGAACGTGCAAGAGCAGGATAAACGAGCTCAGAAGTTTAGGAGTAAAAAAGGTGGAATTCTCCGGCAATGTCAGGATAGGCAATGTGCGAGTGCTGGGCAAAGGGTGCACAAGCTTAGTCGTCAAGGCCCTATTAGCTGAGAGAAAGGTTGTATTGAAGATACGCAGAACCGATTCGAACAGGCCCAGTGTTGCTAGGGAAGTACAACTGCTGGGACTTGCAAACAAGGCAGGGGTCGGGCCGACGGTCTTTGCAGCGTCAAGAAATGTAATAGCTATGGAGCTTGCAGATGGAACCGATATCTTGCAATGGGTCAAGGGTCTCCAAGGCAAGGGTTCGACTGGCGTGCTGAGAGGTCGCATTCGGGAGATACTGCAGCAGTGTTTTGCATTGGATTCTATAAGGCTAGATCATGGCGAGTTGAGCAACCTTCGAAAGCATGTGATAGTTGGCGATAGGACAACCATACTTGATTTTGAAACTGCAAGCCTTACCCGAAGAGTGTCAAATGTCACTGCAGCCGCTCAGTACCTTCTCATCGGAGGACCTGTGGCATCAACAATAAGGAGAAGGCTTGGGCTTACTGATGTTTCTGACATTGTTGCGGTTTTGAGGAACTACAAAAACGGCAGGTCAAGAGAATCATTTGACAGGATACTGATGACTCTAAAACTGCTTTAG
- the cca gene encoding CCA tRNA nucleotidyltransferase → MHRPLQFQAGITLSQATLAKIIAAQIKRSEPSKQEEERIAKITKHLMRRVQNASKNKKMQITPLLAGSFAKGTWVAGDADIDIFVKVPPDLNKAELGKLGIEIGKQALHGYSPYLRYSEHPYVEAWVEGIKTNIVACYDVPIGEWKSAADRSPYHTELIKRKFNADMKRETRLLKSFLKGLRIYGAEIKTRGFSGYVAEVLILKFGSFLEVLRNVRAIKFGESIVPAESDKIYANLHNTPLIILDPVDPRRNLGAAISKQRVAEFIFGAGLFLERPSASFFSRKHLLQLKSQNLGNVVVVTFKHQERTVDKLWGQLNKSLYHLEMHLAEKDFHVLRSISASSDKKESAFLFLLEDTELSQRKDRAGPETTFSQDSIKFAEANKRRSDLLWIGTDGKVHSLNKRDFLNIADTLEFILGSSIASSGISAGLREEVRTTNRILVGKEILQFANSRKWLKEAVAEIASTNRVIACFD, encoded by the coding sequence ATACACAGACCTCTACAGTTTCAAGCTGGGATAACTTTGTCGCAGGCTACTCTCGCAAAGATAATCGCAGCTCAAATAAAGCGCTCTGAACCATCCAAACAGGAAGAGGAAAGAATAGCCAAAATAACAAAACATCTTATGCGGAGGGTTCAAAACGCCAGCAAGAACAAAAAGATGCAGATTACACCTTTGCTTGCAGGATCCTTTGCTAAAGGAACATGGGTTGCTGGGGACGCTGACATTGATATATTCGTAAAGGTCCCACCAGATCTAAACAAGGCTGAGCTTGGTAAACTTGGTATAGAAATAGGCAAGCAGGCGCTGCATGGGTATTCTCCATATCTCCGTTATTCTGAACATCCGTACGTTGAGGCTTGGGTTGAAGGAATTAAGACCAATATTGTTGCTTGCTATGATGTCCCAATTGGAGAATGGAAGAGTGCTGCCGATAGGTCTCCATATCACACAGAACTGATAAAGCGGAAATTCAACGCTGATATGAAACGAGAAACTAGACTGCTTAAGAGTTTTCTGAAGGGTTTGAGAATTTATGGTGCAGAAATTAAAACACGGGGTTTCAGCGGATATGTCGCCGAAGTTTTGATTCTGAAATTTGGGAGCTTTCTTGAGGTTTTGAGAAACGTCCGTGCGATCAAGTTTGGCGAGAGTATAGTACCTGCAGAGAGCGACAAGATATATGCCAATCTACACAACACTCCGCTAATAATCCTAGACCCTGTAGACCCCCGAAGAAATCTTGGAGCTGCTATTTCGAAGCAGAGAGTAGCAGAGTTCATATTTGGTGCGGGCCTCTTCCTCGAGAGGCCAAGCGCAAGTTTCTTTAGCCGAAAACATCTTCTACAATTAAAAAGTCAGAATCTGGGTAATGTTGTAGTAGTTACCTTCAAACATCAAGAAAGAACAGTCGATAAACTTTGGGGGCAGCTGAATAAGAGTCTCTACCATCTTGAAATGCATTTAGCAGAGAAAGACTTCCACGTGTTGCGTAGCATATCTGCCAGTAGCGACAAAAAGGAAAGCGCATTTCTGTTCCTTTTAGAAGATACCGAACTTTCACAAAGGAAGGATAGAGCAGGACCAGAAACTACATTCTCCCAAGATAGCATAAAATTCGCTGAAGCAAACAAAAGGAGGTCAGATCTTCTATGGATAGGCACGGACGGAAAGGTACATTCATTGAATAAAAGAGATTTCCTAAATATTGCAGACACTCTGGAGTTCATTCTAGGCTCCAGCATCGCATCATCAGGAATCTCCGCAGGTCTGCGCGAAGAAGTTAGGACAACGAACCGCATACTTGTTGGTAAAGAGATTTTGCAATTTGCAAATAGCAGAAAATGGTTGAAGGAGGCCGTAGCAGAGATTGCTTCAACAAACAGAGTCATCGCTTGTTTCGATTGA
- a CDS encoding ribose-phosphate pyrophosphokinase has protein sequence MSNWLVAPGPASPELGEKMAKALNTETVSLEYKVFPDGENKVRLLTDVRNKKVIVVQSTYYPADSHLMQLFLLCHKLSEEGAEVYAFIPYLAYARQDREFQKGEVISLGVLSHLLRSAGIKSLLTIDIHSTRGLGYFTFPAYSASAIPLLAEHVRKNFEFSNPLALSPDYGGQNRVQAFAKLLNLESISLKKVRDRVTGEVTIEDSIPPLEGRDLIIVDDMISTGTSIQRATRFLKKNGAGRIITLCTHALLLGNAMQEILASGVEEVIATNSVPSPASKIDVAPMIAEHYKSLESS, from the coding sequence ATGAGCAATTGGCTAGTAGCCCCGGGACCAGCCTCTCCCGAGCTGGGTGAAAAGATGGCCAAGGCTCTAAATACGGAAACCGTCAGTCTTGAGTACAAAGTCTTCCCAGATGGGGAGAACAAAGTCCGCCTTCTTACGGACGTGAGAAATAAGAAGGTGATCGTTGTACAAAGCACATATTATCCTGCTGATTCCCATCTTATGCAGCTCTTCCTTTTGTGCCACAAACTAAGTGAAGAGGGAGCAGAAGTCTACGCATTCATTCCATACTTGGCCTATGCAAGGCAGGACAGAGAGTTCCAGAAAGGCGAAGTAATCAGTCTTGGCGTTTTATCGCATTTATTGCGCTCGGCAGGCATAAAGTCTCTTTTGACGATCGACATACACAGCACCAGAGGTTTAGGATATTTCACATTTCCAGCCTACAGCGCTTCAGCCATTCCACTTCTTGCAGAGCATGTCAGGAAGAACTTCGAGTTTTCAAACCCATTGGCACTTTCTCCAGACTATGGAGGACAGAACAGGGTTCAGGCATTTGCAAAGCTGCTCAATCTTGAAAGTATTTCGTTGAAGAAGGTTCGTGACAGGGTTACTGGTGAGGTTACAATAGAGGACAGCATACCTCCATTGGAGGGCAGGGATTTGATCATTGTCGATGACATGATAAGTACAGGCACAAGCATACAAAGAGCAACTAGGTTTCTGAAGAAAAACGGTGCAGGAAGAATCATTACTTTGTGTACCCATGCGCTATTATTGGGTAATGCAATGCAAGAAATCTTGGCTTCAGGTGTAGAAGAAGTGATAGCAACGAATTCGGTTCCCAGCCCAGCAAGTAAAATAGATGTTGCCCCGATGATAGCGGAACACTACAAAAGCCTTGAAAGCAGTTGA
- a CDS encoding CBS domain-containing protein produces MLKKNDSYEIFSVQAGKVLMVTVRDLLNAKNLSTSRFSTIAAVVPKLSPDDRLGSVVRILSEYRIRALPVVQKGKVEGALKIRDIVKMMQDSMSSSVKVSAIMTPNPITIDSGDTALKAKNLMLRRKIDHLPIMRNGKLAGIVDSDSILYAIRSPERQPVAWGSSTFEMKRTLNFPVDEIMSGHALEVAPNDSLQKLIAEMLKAGTNAALVTWAHELQGIVTFRDVVKILAEKSKQEPQVYIVGLPDDPFESETAKTKFSRIVATLSKSMRIIEARAKIKMQKTSKDRERRRYQVMVSIATVNNIYNFSREGFQLSDIFDQLQQSIKRINVKRPKTKPTARKMSETE; encoded by the coding sequence ATGCTGAAGAAGAATGATTCCTACGAAATCTTCTCTGTTCAAGCAGGTAAGGTTCTAATGGTTACAGTTCGTGATTTGCTCAACGCCAAGAATCTTTCAACGAGCAGGTTTTCAACCATAGCAGCAGTCGTACCAAAACTTTCTCCCGATGACAGGCTTGGCAGTGTAGTAAGGATTCTTAGCGAGTACAGAATACGTGCCCTTCCTGTCGTTCAGAAGGGGAAGGTGGAAGGGGCATTGAAGATTAGGGATATCGTCAAAATGATGCAAGATTCCATGTCTTCCAGCGTTAAGGTATCAGCTATAATGACCCCGAATCCAATAACTATTGACTCTGGCGACACTGCTCTGAAGGCCAAGAATTTGATGCTGAGAAGAAAGATAGATCATTTGCCGATAATGAGGAATGGCAAACTTGCAGGCATTGTGGATTCGGATTCAATCTTATATGCCATAAGGTCTCCTGAAAGGCAGCCTGTGGCGTGGGGTTCTAGTACTTTTGAAATGAAAAGGACGCTGAACTTCCCTGTAGACGAAATAATGAGTGGTCATGCTCTGGAGGTTGCTCCAAATGATTCACTGCAGAAGCTTATCGCAGAGATGCTCAAGGCGGGGACCAACGCGGCTTTGGTAACATGGGCTCATGAGCTGCAAGGCATAGTTACGTTCAGGGACGTTGTCAAGATTCTTGCAGAGAAATCGAAACAAGAGCCGCAGGTGTATATTGTCGGTTTGCCAGACGACCCATTTGAATCTGAGACCGCAAAAACGAAGTTTTCCAGAATAGTGGCAACGCTGTCGAAGAGCATGAGGATAATCGAGGCTAGAGCCAAGATAAAAATGCAGAAGACTTCAAAAGATAGGGAAAGGCGAAGGTATCAAGTAATGGTTTCGATAGCGACAGTAAATAACATATACAACTTTTCTAGAGAAGGTTTTCAGCTATCTGATATATTCGATCAGCTGCAGCAGAGCATAAAGCGAATTAATGTAAAAAGGCCGAAGACGAAACCTACTGCACGTAAGATGTCTGAAACTGAATAG
- a CDS encoding DNA-binding protein produces the protein MSTASETSNTAEVRPPRTSPPNHIYIGKKPVMSYAMSALIQLAQMGEVVIKARGMSIARAADVAQITTKRLGADSYSIKDIKIDTERVGEGQDARNVSTIEIIIGKK, from the coding sequence ATGTCAACAGCATCAGAAACCAGTAATACAGCCGAGGTAAGACCTCCAAGGACCTCACCTCCGAACCACATCTATATAGGCAAAAAGCCAGTTATGAGCTACGCAATGTCTGCATTGATTCAGCTTGCCCAAATGGGAGAAGTTGTAATTAAGGCTCGAGGAATGTCCATAGCAAGAGCGGCCGATGTAGCTCAAATAACTACGAAAAGACTGGGAGCAGACAGCTATTCGATCAAGGATATCAAGATAGATACGGAGAGGGTTGGAGAGGGTCAAGACGCAAGAAACGTTTCAACGATCGAAATAATCATCGGCAAGAAGTAG
- a CDS encoding translation initiation factor IF-2 subunit beta has protein sequence MPSEQYDALLHRLSDNLKKVTTVGKVTRLQVPNPSVFWIGNKSIFRNFSEFPKILRRDANHLLMFLAKELATAASQDGDRAIFIGRKDPQSFSVLINRYMKRFVICPVCGSPDTHPDKEHRVQILICEACGARSPTGQG, from the coding sequence CTGCCGTCCGAACAATATGATGCTTTACTTCATAGGTTAAGCGACAATCTGAAGAAGGTTACTACCGTTGGTAAGGTTACAAGACTTCAAGTCCCTAATCCAAGCGTATTCTGGATAGGTAATAAGAGCATATTCAGGAACTTTAGTGAATTCCCCAAGATTCTCCGAAGGGATGCAAACCATCTGTTGATGTTCCTTGCAAAGGAGCTTGCAACTGCTGCTTCTCAGGATGGTGACAGGGCCATATTTATAGGAAGAAAGGATCCCCAGTCGTTTTCTGTTCTAATCAACAGGTACATGAAGCGTTTTGTTATTTGTCCTGTGTGTGGCAGCCCCGATACACATCCAGACAAGGAGCACAGAGTCCAGATTTTGATCTGTGAAGCTTGTGGCGCTAGATCTCCTACTGGGCAAGGTTAA